Below is a window of Streptomyces sp. ITFR-16 DNA.
GCATCGCCGCCGTCACCGCGTACCGCAAGCGGTTCCTCACCGCGACCCGGATCGCCGCCTACTCATTGGTCCCGGTCGGCCTGGTGCTGACCGGTGTCGTGAAGTGGGTGTCGGACATCGCCTTCAAGCCGAGCGTCTGGCTGGGCTTCGGGCTGCTGGGGGTGGCCTGGCTGCTGTTCATGACCACCCGCGCGATCGAACGCAGGGGCGGGGGGACCCGCAAGGAGCGCAAGGCGGCCGCCCGCGCCGCGCAGGGCGAGGCCGTGGCTCCCGCCGCGTCCGCCCCGTCGCTGGGAGCCGGCGTTCCCGCCGCGCAGCCCCGCCGGAAGCCGAAGAAGCAGGGCGCGCCGGCGTCGTCCGGCGACGACTTCAGCGACATCGAGGCCATCTTGAAGAAGCACGGCATCTGACGGCCGCAGACCCTGCCCGCCGCCCACGGCGGGCAGGGGACTCCCGGTGCTGTGAATCGATTCAGCCACGGTCCTTGACGGTGTTCGGTGGCCGGGGCTAGCGTCCCGACCGCATTGAAACAATTCATTCACCCCCGCCCGTGCGATCACGCCGTCCGTACGATGTGGGGTGACGCCGCTTGACGAGTGCGGCCAAGGGCACCAGTGGGGCAGGACAAGTGGCGCGTGTGGCAGGCATCAAGGATGTGGCGCGGCAGGCCGGCGTCTCCGTGGGCACGGTCTCCAATGTGATCAACCGGCCCGAGGCCGTGCTGCCCGAGACGCGCGCCCGGGTGCTGGCGGCCATCGAGGAGCTCGGCTACGTCCGCAGCGAGTCCGCCCGGCAGCTCAGGGCCGGCCGCAGCCGCATCATGGCCCTGCTCGTCCTGGACATGGGCAACCCCTTCTTCGTGGACGTGGCCCGGGGCGCCGAGCGCGCCGCCCGGCAGGCCGGCCTCGGCGTCATGGTCTGCAACAGCGGCCAGAGCCCCGCGGAGGAGGCCGAATACCTCGGCCTCTTCGCGGAGCAGCGCGTGTGCGGCGTCCTGGTCACCCCCGCCGATGCCACCGGCCGCAACCTCGACTCCTTCAGCCGCCACCGCATCCCCTACGTCCTGGTCGACCGGGTGGCCTCCGGCACCGGCACCTGCGCGGTCTCCGTCGACGACGTGCGCGGCGGCGCCCTGGCCGTCGGCCATCTGATCTCGGCCGGCCACCGCTCGGTGGCCTACGTCAGCGGACCCGGTGACCTGCACCAGATCAGGGACCGCCGGGAGGGTGCGCTGTCGGCCCTCGCCGAGGCAGGACTGGCCCCGGACGCCCTCGTGGAGATCCCCTCCGACCGCCTGGACGTGGCGGCCGGCCGGGACGCCGGGGCCCGGCTGCTCGGCCTCGTCCCCCGCCCCACGGCCGTGTTCTGCGCCAACGACCTGCTCGCCCTGGGGGTCCTCCAGGCGCTGTACGCGGCAGGCGTGCGCGTGCCGCACGACATCGCCATCGTCGGGTACGACGACATCGAGTTCGCCGCTGCCGCCGCCGTCCCGCTCACCTCGGTCCGCCAGCCCGCCGTGGTGATGGGCCGGATGGCCGCCGAACTCCTGCTGGAGGAGGCCGACGACGAGGACGGCCACCACGAGCACCGCAGTGTGGTGCTCCAGCCGGAACTCGTCGTGCGCGCCTCCAGCTCCACGCCCCGCTGAGGCCCCGCCCCTCGCTTCCTGCCCCGTCCCTCTCCTCCCCGTACCGTCGCCTTCCGCATGCCCGAAACGGAGATGCCGTGTCCCTGTTCGACCTGCCCCTGGATCAACTCCGCGCCTACCGCCCCGAGCCCGCCGAGCCGGAGGACTTCGACGCCTTCTGGCGGCGCACCCTCGACGAGGCCTCCGCCCACCCGCTCGATGCCGAATTCCTGCCGTACGACGCCGCGTTGAGCGCGGTCGACTCCTACGACGTGTCGTTCGCCGGCTGGGGCGGACACCGCATACGCGCCTGGCTGAACGTGCCCGCCGGCGCCGAGGGCCCCCTGCCCACCGTCGTCCACTACCTCGGCTACGGCGGCGGACGCGGACTGCCGCACGACCATCTGGTGTGGCCCGCCGCCGGCTGGGCCACCCTGCTCGTGGACACCCGGGGCCAGGGCGCCGTCAACCACCACTCGGCGGGCGCCACCCCCGACCCCTGCGGCGGGGGCAACCCGCAGTCGCCCGGCTTCATGACGCAGGGCATCCTCGACCCCGACACGTACTACTACCGCCGGGTGTTCACCGACGCGGTGCGTGCCGTCGAGGTCGCCCGTGCCCACCCTTCCGTCGACCCCGCGCGCATCGTCGTCCACGGTGCCAGCCAGGGCGGCGGCATCGCCCAGGCGGTGGCCGGGCTCAGCCCGCATGTGACCGCCGCGCTCGTCGACGTACCGTTCCTGACGCACTTCCGGCGGGCGGTCGAGATCACCGACAAGGACCCCTACCAGGAGATCGTCCACTTCCTGGCCACCCAGCACGGCGTCGCCGACCGGGCGTTCCGCACCCTGTCGTACTTCGACGGCGTCAGCTTCGCCGCGCGGGCGACCGTGCCGGCGCTCTACTCGGTGGCCCTCATGGACCTCGTCTGCCCGCCCTCCACGGTCTTCGCCGCCTACAACCACTGGGCGGGGCCCAAGGAGATCGAGGTCTACCCCTGGAACGGCCACGAGGGCGGGGCCTCGGCCCACCGCGCGGTGCAGCTGCGCATGCTGCGCGAGCTGGGCTGAACCGCCGGGCGGCGCGGGGGCGGACGCGGTCCGAAAATGTGCCGGGCCATCGGACGCCGGAGCGATTTCCGGCCACCCCGTGAGGGGTGAACTCCCCTCATGAAAAGGCGTGTTGGTCGCGAGCACGGGTCCGGCTGCGTCATGATCGTCCCGAGATGGTGGACACCTCCCGGGGCGATGCCCCCGCACCCCCTGCCGAAGAGCCGCGCGGCTGCCTCTTCGCGCTGTCCCAGCCGCCCCTGATGATCTTCCTCACGGTCGTCGGCAGCCTGCTGCTGATGGCCGCGTTGCACGATCTCTTCGTGCTGTGAGCGGTCAGCCGGCCGCTTCTCTGCGGCGCGCCCGGTACGCGGCGACGTGCAGGCGGTTACCGCAGGTGCGGCTCGAGCAGTAGCGGCGGGAGCGGTTGCGCGAGAGGTCGACGAACGCGCGCCGGCAGTCCGGCGCCTCGCAGCGCCGCAGCCGCTCCGTCTCGCCCGCCACGATGATGAAGGCGAGGGCCATGCCGCAGTCCGCCGCCAGGTGGTCGGCGAGCGAGGCGTCCGGCGAGAAGTAGTGCACGTGCCAGTCGTAGCCGTCGTGGTTGCTGAGCTGCGGGGTGGTGCCCGCGGCGGCCACCAGTGCGTTCACGAGCGACGCTGCGATCTGTGCGTCGTCCGCGGCGAAGACCTCGGCGAACCTGGCCCGTACGTCGTGCACGGCGCGCAGGTCCTTCTCGCCCAGCTCGTTGACGCCGCTCACGCGGTGGCGCGCGGCGAACGCGTACAGCGCCGCGAGGTCGGCGAGCCCGTCGGGCCCGTCGGCAGGGGGCCCGTCCTCGTGCGGCTCGCTCTCCGGCGCGGTATTCACCAGATCGACCACCGTGTCGAGGGCGATCCGGGTGTCGTGGGGGATCAGCACGCTTTCGCTCCCTGGCCTCCGGCGGGCGGGCGCCCGCCGATGCCGGCTGACTCTACTGCTCGCCCCCGGCGTCCCGGGGGCCTAAGGGGCTCCTGGGGCTACTGAGGCCCCGGACACGCGCCGGTGGGGCCTCCTTCGTCGCCAGGGCCCGTGTGCGGCCGCCTGGCGGCGGCCGGGGGAGCGGTGCACGCGACCGGCGCCGTCACCACGGTGGATTCCGTGATGACGGCGCCGGTGTGTGCCGTATGAGGTTGTCCGCGCGGCACCGTCTCCCCGAGTCGGACGGCGCCGTGCAGTCTCGGCCTGGCTCAGCTCTCGGCCAGGATGTGCGACAACTCCGTGTCGAGATCGAAGTGACGATGCTCGGTGCCCGGCGGAACCGCGGCGTCGGTCCTCTTCAGGAACGACTCCAGGGCCCGTGCCGGGGCTTCGAGCAGGGCTTCGCCCTCTGGGGAGCTCAGTGCGATACAGACGACGCCCTGGCCGTGACTACGGGATGGCCAGACGCGGACGTCTCCGGTGCCGGTGGGCCGGTGCAGCCCCTCGGCAAGGAGGTCACGGGCGAAAACCCACTCGACCGTCTCCTCCGCTCCGGTGTGGAAGGTGGCGTGCACGGCATACGGATCGGCCGTGTCATACCGCAGGCCCGCGGGTACAGGCAGTGAGGACTCGCTCGACACAACGAGGCGCAGGTGCAGCTCGCAGCTGACCGTGGTGTTCATAAGCGCCAGGGCCTTTCGCTCAGTGTGCGCTCGGGGATTCGCACGTCGGCGAAATCGACATGCCACCTACGGTGGCGTTGTAAACCCCTCTGACCGTTTTGTGATCCTTCAGGTAGCTCGTACAGCGGTGTGTAACTTTGAGTCATGCGGCCATTCCAGTGACGAGAGGCGTTCGGGTAGGTTGACCCCCATGAATGCGGAGAGTGACGA
It encodes the following:
- a CDS encoding LacI family DNA-binding transcriptional regulator; its protein translation is MARVAGIKDVARQAGVSVGTVSNVINRPEAVLPETRARVLAAIEELGYVRSESARQLRAGRSRIMALLVLDMGNPFFVDVARGAERAARQAGLGVMVCNSGQSPAEEAEYLGLFAEQRVCGVLVTPADATGRNLDSFSRHRIPYVLVDRVASGTGTCAVSVDDVRGGALAVGHLISAGHRSVAYVSGPGDLHQIRDRREGALSALAEAGLAPDALVEIPSDRLDVAAGRDAGARLLGLVPRPTAVFCANDLLALGVLQALYAAGVRVPHDIAIVGYDDIEFAAAAAVPLTSVRQPAVVMGRMAAELLLEEADDEDGHHEHRSVVLQPELVVRASSSTPR
- a CDS encoding acetylxylan esterase yields the protein MSLFDLPLDQLRAYRPEPAEPEDFDAFWRRTLDEASAHPLDAEFLPYDAALSAVDSYDVSFAGWGGHRIRAWLNVPAGAEGPLPTVVHYLGYGGGRGLPHDHLVWPAAGWATLLVDTRGQGAVNHHSAGATPDPCGGGNPQSPGFMTQGILDPDTYYYRRVFTDAVRAVEVARAHPSVDPARIVVHGASQGGGIAQAVAGLSPHVTAALVDVPFLTHFRRAVEITDKDPYQEIVHFLATQHGVADRAFRTLSYFDGVSFAARATVPALYSVALMDLVCPPSTVFAAYNHWAGPKEIEVYPWNGHEGGASAHRAVQLRMLRELG
- a CDS encoding CGNR zinc finger domain-containing protein, which produces MLIPHDTRIALDTVVDLVNTAPESEPHEDGPPADGPDGLADLAALYAFAARHRVSGVNELGEKDLRAVHDVRARFAEVFAADDAQIAASLVNALVAAAGTTPQLSNHDGYDWHVHYFSPDASLADHLAADCGMALAFIIVAGETERLRRCEAPDCRRAFVDLSRNRSRRYCSSRTCGNRLHVAAYRARRREAAG
- a CDS encoding SsgA family sporulation/cell division regulator, which encodes MNTTVSCELHLRLVVSSESSLPVPAGLRYDTADPYAVHATFHTGAEETVEWVFARDLLAEGLHRPTGTGDVRVWPSRSHGQGVVCIALSSPEGEALLEAPARALESFLKRTDAAVPPGTEHRHFDLDTELSHILAES